The nucleotide sequence CGACGTACGGACGTGTTCCTGTTCCGTCAAACACATAGTCGGTTGACACATAAATCAGCCTGGCGCCGACTTGGGCCGCCGCGCGGGCGACACGCTCGGTCCCGTCGGCATTGACGGCCATCGCCAGGGACGGGTCGCGCTCCGCTCCGTCCACATCCGTATGCGCGCCGGCGTGAATGACCACGTCCGGCGCCGCCTCGACAATGGCCCTGCCGCAATCGGCATGCGTCAGGTCGAATCCTGGCAGGTCGAGTCCCGTCACCTGATGGTGCTGAAAGACCTGTCGAAGATCCGTCCCCAGTTGTCCCTGAGCGCCCGTCACGACGATGCGCACGATGTCCCCTTTTCCAGACGGGCTCCGTATTGCTGGCGATAGAATTCTTTGAACTCGCCGGACTTGATCTTCCGCCACCAGTCCTCATGCGTGCGATACCACTCGACCGTCTGTTTCAACCCTTCCTCAAACGGGACCTGCGGGGCCCACCCCAGGGCGCGCAGGCGGCTGCAATCGATCGAATACCGGCGATCGTGCCCCGGCCGGTCCTGCACAAACCGGATGAGCGAGCGCGACTTGCCCAGCGCCGCCACAATTTGCTCCGCCACCACGATATTTTCCCGCTCATTGCCGCCGCCGACGTTGTAGACGGTTCCGGCCTGCCCCTGTTCAAACGCGTGCTGAATCCCCGCGGCATGATCGTAGACCGACAACCAATCCCGGCACTGCTTCCCATCGCCATACAGCGGAAGCGGCTCCCCATCGATGGCATTGGTGGCAAACAGGGGAATGAATTTTTCCGGATATTGATTCGGTCCATAGGTATTGCTGCCGCGAGTCACCACCACCGGAAACCGGTAGGTCGTCCAGTAACTGAGGACCAGCAAATCCCCGCCGGCCTTACTGGCCGAATAGGGACTGCGCGGCTCCAGCCGATCGCCCTCCGTTGAACTCCCCTGCTCCACACTGCCGTACACCTCATCGGTGCTGACCTGCAGGAAGCGCTGGACGCCGGCCAGACGGGCCTCCTCCAACAAAATCCCCGTGCCGACCACGTCGGTGCGAGCGAAGGCTCCAGGATCGAGAATCGATCGATCGACATGTGTCTCCGCCGCACAGTTGATGATGCCCTCGATGCGATGCTCCCGCAACGTTGCATGCACGGCCTTCTGATCACCGATATCGGCCTGCACGAAACGATAGTCGGGGTGCCCGGCCAGATCCGTGAGATTTTCCAGATTCCCGGAATATTTCAGGGCATCGAGATTGACGACGGAATGACGGCCGCTCTGAATCAACCGGCGCACCAGATGCGACCCG is from Nitrospira defluvii and encodes:
- the rfbB gene encoding dTDP-glucose 4,6-dehydratase; the encoded protein is MRILVTGGAGFIGSHLVRRLIQSGRHSVVNLDALKYSGNLENLTDLAGHPDYRFVQADIGDQKAVHATLREHRIEGIINCAAETHVDRSILDPGAFARTDVVGTGILLEEARLAGVQRFLQVSTDEVYGSVEQGSSTEGDRLEPRSPYSASKAGGDLLVLSYWTTYRFPVVVTRGSNTYGPNQYPEKFIPLFATNAIDGEPLPLYGDGKQCRDWLSVYDHAAGIQHAFEQGQAGTVYNVGGGNERENIVVAEQIVAALGKSRSLIRFVQDRPGHDRRYSIDCSRLRALGWAPQVPFEEGLKQTVEWYRTHEDWWRKIKSGEFKEFYRQQYGARLEKGTSCASS